The Paenibacillus macerans genome includes a window with the following:
- a CDS encoding maltose ABC transporter substrate-binding protein produces the protein MTKSKKILTLIAALTLAVSITACGPSNNGGTAAPPNQTGNTGNTGAGENVTADTIVPEDGAELVIWESKEELAFTEEIAKQFTEKYGVNIKIEEVAPTDQIGKLTQDGPAGLAADVLIVPHDHLGNAATSGLILANDVFGEETAQSNTEVAVQGATYDGVLYGYPRAAETMALYYNKSLVPEAPKDFKDVLAFGKTFTDKAKNKFAIMWETGNMYFNYPFIASGGGYLFGEGGTNPDDIGLAKDGAIEGLKVFQSLREILPINSGDINADVKRSLFSAGDIAMDINGPWELAGYKAALGDNLGVALYPTVDGKTAITFSGAKVWVVNSFTQYPNAAKMFAHFASTKDAQLLLYEKVGAVPTNLEALASDQIKNDPYVSVFAEQAKNSQPMPSIPEMSNVWAPMNAALPEIWNNNADPKTTMEKTVAQITDLNKGVAQ, from the coding sequence GTGACGAAGTCCAAAAAGATATTGACTTTGATTGCCGCGTTGACGCTGGCCGTCTCCATCACCGCTTGCGGACCAAGCAATAACGGGGGCACGGCTGCACCGCCAAACCAAACCGGAAATACGGGAAATACGGGCGCTGGCGAAAATGTGACGGCCGATACAATCGTTCCGGAAGATGGCGCCGAGCTTGTCATTTGGGAAAGTAAGGAAGAGCTGGCGTTCACGGAGGAAATCGCCAAGCAATTCACCGAAAAATACGGTGTTAACATAAAAATCGAGGAAGTGGCTCCGACCGACCAAATCGGTAAACTGACGCAGGACGGACCCGCCGGGCTGGCCGCCGACGTGCTCATTGTACCGCATGATCATTTGGGCAACGCCGCAACCTCCGGGCTTATATTGGCCAATGACGTGTTCGGCGAAGAAACGGCACAGAGCAATACGGAAGTTGCGGTTCAAGGCGCCACCTATGACGGCGTGCTTTACGGCTATCCGAGAGCGGCGGAAACGATGGCGCTGTATTATAACAAGTCGCTGGTTCCCGAAGCGCCGAAAGATTTCAAAGATGTTCTGGCCTTTGGTAAAACGTTTACGGACAAGGCAAAAAATAAATTCGCAATCATGTGGGAAACCGGCAACATGTATTTCAACTATCCGTTTATTGCCAGCGGGGGCGGTTACCTGTTCGGCGAGGGCGGCACGAACCCGGATGATATCGGATTGGCCAAAGACGGCGCGATCGAAGGCTTGAAAGTATTCCAAAGCCTGAGAGAAATTTTGCCGATCAACAGCGGGGACATCAACGCGGACGTCAAACGCAGTTTGTTTTCTGCAGGCGATATAGCCATGGATATCAACGGTCCTTGGGAACTGGCCGGATACAAAGCGGCGCTTGGCGACAATCTTGGCGTGGCTCTGTACCCGACGGTGGACGGCAAAACCGCCATTACGTTCTCCGGAGCGAAGGTATGGGTCGTCAATTCGTTTACCCAATATCCGAACGCGGCTAAGATGTTCGCGCATTTTGCTTCCACGAAGGATGCCCAGCTTCTGCTGTACGAAAAAGTAGGCGCGGTTCCGACGAATCTCGAAGCCCTGGCAAGCGATCAAATCAAAAACGATCCGTACGTGTCCGTCTTTGCGGAACAAGCGAAAAACTCGCAGCCGATGCCGTCCATTCCGGAAATGTCTAATGTTTGGGCTCCGATGAACGCGGCGCTCCCGGAAATCTGGAACAACAATGCCGACCCGAAAACGACGATGGAAAAAACGGTTGCTCAAATTACGGACTTGAACAAAGGTGTGGCCCAATAA
- a CDS encoding DUF1611 domain-containing protein — translation MKKVALYPYNKITQGIVRFRDLTDFSIQAVIDFVVHRGEDVGQVMEGKPYGIPITDNLEQALGSVSTLILNDPGTAFGNNEGVYSRYNLKDLWKLLVQTAYENNIRVVSVHEIIDQDTLAWLKEKQINIHVDPQIPASLEQRLDEEYAIPPNDEVSVYLNYFALDHKILNFNRNICKIGIFATRGCLGKFTTQMTLLRELRRLGQKTKAMITEPTATLFNQPGGDIMKFIAKRRLAQYPYYIHAAVREAELAGNDFFLLAGQGSLLPNENFVIASTKVSYLRAFQPDAALLIAGYDDDEQIRDCMDLLRIYGNGSRPFALLIPNKVEVGYDKYLVKTEEEISLRKEQLKRKFGIEHVECVLDAHKLAGPLIQFRALSEAKSR, via the coding sequence GTGAAAAAAGTTGCGCTGTATCCGTACAACAAAATTACGCAAGGCATTGTGAGATTTAGGGATTTAACCGATTTTTCGATCCAGGCCGTCATTGACTTTGTTGTTCACCGCGGTGAAGATGTCGGCCAGGTCATGGAAGGGAAACCGTACGGTATTCCGATCACGGACAATTTGGAACAGGCCCTTGGTTCCGTCAGCACGCTGATTTTGAACGACCCCGGGACTGCCTTCGGGAACAACGAGGGGGTTTACAGCCGGTATAATCTGAAGGATCTTTGGAAACTTCTGGTGCAAACGGCTTACGAGAACAACATCCGGGTGGTTAGTGTTCACGAGATTATCGACCAGGACACTCTGGCCTGGCTGAAAGAAAAACAAATTAACATCCATGTTGACCCGCAAATTCCCGCTTCTTTGGAACAACGCCTCGATGAAGAATACGCTATTCCTCCAAACGATGAGGTTTCCGTCTATTTAAACTACTTTGCTCTCGATCACAAAATATTGAATTTTAACCGGAACATATGCAAGATCGGCATTTTTGCCACCAGGGGCTGCTTGGGCAAATTTACGACTCAGATGACCCTGCTTCGCGAATTGCGGCGGCTGGGCCAAAAGACAAAAGCCATGATCACCGAGCCGACCGCGACGCTGTTCAATCAGCCGGGCGGCGATATTATGAAATTCATCGCCAAGCGCCGCCTGGCGCAATATCCCTACTACATCCACGCCGCCGTTCGCGAGGCGGAGCTGGCGGGAAACGACTTCTTTCTGCTGGCCGGGCAAGGTTCGCTGCTTCCGAACGAGAATTTCGTCATTGCCTCCACAAAAGTCTCTTATTTACGGGCCTTCCAGCCGGATGCGGCCCTCTTGATCGCAGGTTATGACGATGACGAGCAAATCCGGGATTGTATGGATCTGCTCCGTATCTACGGAAACGGGTCCCGGCCTTTTGCCCTGTTGATTCCCAATAAGGTTGAAGTTGGTTATGACAAATATCTGGTCAAGACGGAAGAGGAGATTTCCCTGCGCAAGGAACAACTCAAGCGCAAATTCGGGATTGAGCATGTCGAATGCGTGCTGGACGCCCATAAATTGGCGGGGCCATTGATACAATTCCGTGCGTTGTCCGAAGCCAAAAGCCGTTAG
- a CDS encoding Coenzyme F420 hydrogenase/dehydrogenase, beta subunit C-terminal domain has translation MASFLNLKENILDQDLCTSCSLCVAACPRELLAMSDSAAPLPVFRANPGEAADICRDCNLCSEVCPGYDTGTKQSELRIFGRNRTEEERWVGIHQGVYQLAATDREIVGKAAAGGAGTVLAITALEERLADAVIVAGRDEERPWIPKAYITDSIDKVLECAQSSYCLTPNLELLKDPRFEKIGVIGMPCQIQGVQKLLNLEGNAEAARLAGKIAFTLELGCASSTTRAGTEHLITDILNLDLEDVVYMRYRDGEYPGKFVVKTKDGTTHALPFYRLVEEFKKFKTFRCLTCPDWWSGIADISIADGDPNIFDSSKTGKPSKPASTVMIRTETGSRLIRLAREKSYIELYPYVFENNLGLERKRQRYRSYAATSTRIIPLPSGADAGYSKIMSDDEVIARGIGMENANRLK, from the coding sequence ATGGCATCATTCTTAAATTTAAAGGAGAACATTCTCGATCAGGATCTGTGCACCTCATGCAGCCTTTGCGTCGCGGCGTGTCCCCGTGAACTGCTGGCCATGAGCGATAGCGCCGCTCCCCTGCCCGTATTCCGGGCGAATCCGGGGGAGGCCGCGGACATTTGCCGGGATTGCAATTTATGCTCCGAGGTTTGCCCGGGATACGACACCGGGACGAAGCAATCGGAGCTGCGGATTTTCGGAAGAAACCGGACGGAGGAGGAGCGCTGGGTAGGCATTCATCAAGGAGTCTACCAGTTGGCTGCGACTGACCGCGAGATCGTCGGCAAAGCGGCGGCCGGGGGAGCGGGAACTGTACTGGCCATTACGGCTTTGGAAGAGCGGCTGGCGGATGCGGTAATTGTTGCGGGACGGGACGAAGAGCGTCCCTGGATCCCAAAGGCATATATTACGGATTCGATAGACAAGGTGCTCGAATGCGCCCAGTCCAGTTACTGCTTGACTCCTAACCTCGAGCTATTGAAGGACCCGCGATTCGAAAAAATCGGCGTGATCGGAATGCCTTGCCAGATCCAGGGGGTGCAAAAATTGCTGAATCTCGAAGGGAATGCGGAGGCCGCCCGGCTGGCCGGCAAAATCGCCTTCACGCTGGAATTGGGTTGCGCATCCAGCACGACCAGGGCCGGTACCGAACATCTGATCACCGACATATTGAACCTGGATTTGGAGGACGTGGTTTACATGCGTTACCGCGACGGCGAATATCCGGGGAAATTCGTCGTGAAGACCAAAGACGGGACAACGCATGCTTTGCCGTTTTACCGGCTTGTGGAAGAGTTTAAGAAATTTAAAACCTTCCGGTGCCTGACCTGTCCGGATTGGTGGTCGGGGATCGCCGACATTTCGATTGCCGATGGAGATCCCAATATATTCGATTCCAGCAAAACGGGGAAACCTTCAAAACCGGCCTCGACGGTCATGATTCGCACGGAAACGGGGAGCAGGCTGATTCGGCTGGCGCGGGAGAAAAGCTATATCGAACTGTATCCTTACGTTTTCGAGAATAATCTGGGCCTTGAACGCAAACGCCAGCGCTACCGCAGCTACGCGGCAACGAGTACCCGCATCATCCCCTTGCCCTCCGGAGCGGATGCCGGATACTCCAAAATCATGTCGGACGATGAGGTGATCGCGCGTGGGATCGGAATGGAAAATGCCAATCGGCTTAAATAA
- a CDS encoding DUF1611 domain-containing protein, which produces MKKVALYPFNKITQGLIRFRDLLDFQIVSVIDFVFHSGEDAGQVVEGQACGIPIHRSMEEGLDQADTLILNDPGTSFGGNKGVLEEHNLAVRWRELVRSAAAKGIKVVSVHEIYDADTIDWIHDQRISIEVGDGFSRQLLDELDRKFDTSGTRIENYLKQFKNEALMFAAPKRIKRVGVFATRGCIGKFTAQMNLYREFRKSGIPAAALITEPTGFLFGQPEGDIFKFLAHQSLEKYPYYIDAVAHQAERDGMEWIVMAGQSSILPTTNLVFNSVRFAMLQAFDPQYNLLIVGYEDDAQIEAAIQLLSIYSTPPAALLLPDKMETSYGRYQVFDRELRERRKDGLRSKFAVWTEFIEDAARIKEWLLKLDRARGQWEHAGF; this is translated from the coding sequence ATGAAAAAGGTCGCCTTGTACCCTTTTAACAAAATTACGCAAGGGCTGATCCGTTTCCGCGATTTATTGGACTTCCAAATTGTGTCCGTAATCGATTTCGTGTTTCATTCCGGTGAAGACGCGGGCCAGGTTGTGGAAGGGCAGGCTTGCGGCATTCCTATTCATCGTTCTATGGAAGAGGGGTTGGATCAGGCCGACACCTTGATCCTGAATGATCCGGGGACCTCCTTTGGGGGGAACAAAGGCGTGTTGGAGGAGCATAACCTGGCGGTGCGGTGGAGGGAACTCGTGCGCAGCGCTGCCGCCAAAGGGATTAAGGTCGTCAGCGTCCACGAAATTTACGATGCCGATACCATTGACTGGATCCATGATCAACGGATCAGCATTGAAGTAGGGGATGGCTTTAGCCGGCAGCTTTTAGACGAGCTCGACCGCAAATTCGACACCAGCGGTACGCGGATCGAAAATTATTTGAAGCAGTTCAAGAATGAAGCGCTGATGTTTGCCGCGCCGAAGCGGATTAAGCGCGTTGGCGTTTTTGCTACGAGAGGCTGTATCGGCAAGTTTACGGCGCAGATGAATTTATACCGGGAATTCAGAAAATCCGGGATTCCTGCCGCGGCTCTGATCACCGAACCGACAGGTTTTCTCTTCGGGCAGCCGGAAGGGGATATTTTCAAATTTTTGGCGCATCAATCTTTGGAGAAATACCCGTATTACATCGATGCGGTGGCGCATCAGGCGGAGCGGGACGGGATGGAATGGATCGTCATGGCCGGGCAAAGCTCGATTTTGCCGACGACGAATCTCGTCTTTAACTCGGTACGCTTTGCGATGCTGCAGGCCTTTGATCCGCAATACAATTTGCTGATTGTCGGTTACGAAGACGATGCGCAAATCGAAGCGGCGATCCAGCTTTTGTCGATTTACTCCACTCCCCCCGCAGCCCTGCTGCTGCCGGACAAAATGGAGACATCCTACGGGCGGTACCAAGTGTTCGACCGGGAATTACGGGAGCGGCGCAAGGACGGCCTGCGGAGCAAATTCGCCGTTTGGACGGAGTTCATCGAGGATGCGGCCCGAATCAAAGAATGGCTGCTGAAGTTGGACAGAGCGAGGGGTCAATGGGAACATGCCGGATTTTGA
- the aroA gene encoding 3-phosphoshikimate 1-carboxyvinyltransferase produces MGSEWKMPIGLNKYPRNFDIRVKSNRKRQDFVFAKLPGDKSISQRAIVLNAIAEGRGVVRNILRSADTWSCIRALRLLGVKLVWDGEDLWIDGVGLTGLRPPGGKLDIGNTATSARLLMSLLAGSAFSAELSGNRLLSKRPMDWVVKPLMEMGAEIKYLEREGTLPIKITGTYPLRAIEVDATVPSAQEKSAVLFAGLFADGTTQYRQQCQSRDHTERLMRYFGIDIVTNGQVTSITGGRPFAGKEVQVPGDISSAAYLLTAYAIRRNEEKGDLKINDVGANPTRLGYVNVLRERGVHVTLENCRMLASNEPVADICCRPGPLPAAGQTEGVELIQSLIDEVPLLAAISAFASGVSIIKDCGDLKDKDTNRLDTTAKALVQFGVDAASDRDQIKVVGAGSGPLQPAVVDSCGDHRIAMMAAVLASSLEAPSVIRNCGCISVSYPSFLKDLSQFADIEILV; encoded by the coding sequence GTGGGATCGGAATGGAAAATGCCAATCGGCTTAAATAAGTATCCGCGAAACTTCGATATTCGGGTCAAGTCCAACCGCAAGCGGCAAGATTTTGTATTTGCCAAGCTGCCGGGCGACAAGTCGATTTCCCAGCGGGCCATCGTTTTAAACGCTATAGCCGAGGGCAGAGGAGTGGTCCGCAATATATTAAGGTCGGCCGATACATGGAGCTGTATACGTGCCTTGCGGCTTCTCGGCGTGAAGCTGGTCTGGGACGGTGAAGACTTGTGGATTGACGGCGTGGGGTTGACCGGCTTGCGGCCGCCGGGCGGGAAACTTGATATCGGCAATACGGCTACGTCGGCGCGATTATTAATGTCGCTGCTTGCAGGCAGCGCATTTTCGGCGGAATTGTCGGGGAACCGGCTGCTGTCAAAGCGGCCGATGGATTGGGTGGTGAAACCTCTGATGGAGATGGGGGCTGAAATCAAATATCTCGAGCGGGAGGGAACCCTTCCGATCAAAATTACCGGAACCTATCCTTTAAGAGCGATCGAAGTTGACGCAACCGTGCCAAGCGCTCAGGAAAAATCCGCCGTTCTGTTCGCCGGCCTGTTTGCCGACGGAACGACCCAGTATCGGCAGCAATGCCAAAGCCGCGACCATACGGAGAGACTGATGCGGTATTTCGGCATCGATATCGTCACCAATGGTCAGGTTACCTCCATTACGGGCGGTAGGCCTTTTGCCGGCAAGGAGGTGCAGGTCCCCGGGGACATTTCGTCAGCCGCTTACTTATTAACCGCCTATGCAATCCGCCGGAATGAGGAGAAGGGGGACTTGAAGATCAACGATGTCGGAGCAAACCCGACCAGGCTGGGCTATGTGAACGTTCTAAGGGAGCGAGGAGTTCATGTAACCCTGGAGAACTGCCGGATGCTGGCTTCAAATGAGCCTGTGGCCGATATTTGCTGCCGTCCGGGGCCCCTCCCCGCTGCGGGACAAACCGAAGGAGTGGAGCTCATCCAAAGCCTGATCGATGAAGTGCCCTTGCTGGCGGCCATTTCCGCCTTTGCCTCCGGGGTCTCCATCATTAAGGATTGCGGCGACTTAAAGGATAAAGATACCAACCGGCTGGATACTACAGCCAAAGCCTTGGTGCAATTTGGAGTGGACGCCGCGTCTGACCGCGATCAAATCAAGGTGGTCGGGGCCGGGAGCGGGCCGCTGCAGCCAGCGGTCGTGGACAGCTGTGGAGACCATCGCATCGCGATGATGGCGGCGGTGTTGGCCAGCAGTCTGGAAGCACCCTCCGTCATCCGGAATTGCGGCTGCATTTCCGTTTCTTATCCAAGCTTCTTGAAGGACTTGTCCCAATTTGCCGACATCGAGATACTGGTTTAG
- a CDS encoding carbohydrate ABC transporter permease, producing MDRHKRNASVLSIVCMGLGQLYNRQYIKGLLFLAVEALGLAYLIKNLGTAIWGIITLGEVPRMLVKGKWVDGDHSIFIMIQSLITLLFLAVFIIVYILNVKDARNIGQERERGKKPNNFKQSVRYVLDYKFAVAFLSIPAAGILFFTVMPIIFMVMLAFTNYSAPKHIPPAMLVDWVGFGTFKELVVLKTWSHTFYGVLTWTIIWAVLSTITTYFGGLLVALLINQKGIRFKGVWRTILILPYAVPQLISLLVMKNMFNGQFGPINQYLGYFGLGGLPWLTDPFWAKVTVIVVNMWVGIPVSMLLILGVLTTIPKDLYEAAEVDGATGFQKFKIVTLPMILFTTAPTLIAQFAGNINNFNAIFLLTGGDPVKGDYQYAGATDLLVTWLYKLTLNQNKYNMASAIGIIIFVIIASFSIYNYRRTKSFKEEDMIQ from the coding sequence ATGGACCGACACAAGAGAAACGCAAGCGTACTGTCGATCGTTTGCATGGGACTTGGGCAACTCTATAACCGCCAATATATCAAGGGCTTGCTATTTTTGGCGGTGGAGGCGCTGGGACTCGCTTATTTGATCAAAAATTTGGGAACGGCGATTTGGGGGATTATTACGCTCGGTGAAGTGCCCAGAATGCTCGTGAAAGGAAAATGGGTGGACGGGGACCATTCCATTTTCATTATGATTCAAAGCTTGATTACGCTGCTGTTTCTGGCGGTTTTTATCATTGTTTATATATTGAACGTGAAGGACGCCCGTAACATTGGACAGGAAAGAGAGCGGGGCAAGAAGCCGAACAATTTCAAACAATCGGTTCGGTACGTGCTCGATTATAAATTCGCCGTCGCCTTTTTAAGTATTCCCGCCGCAGGCATTTTATTTTTTACCGTGATGCCGATCATTTTCATGGTTATGCTTGCGTTCACCAACTACTCGGCTCCCAAACACATCCCGCCGGCGATGCTTGTCGATTGGGTCGGATTCGGGACGTTTAAAGAATTGGTTGTCCTTAAAACCTGGAGCCATACTTTTTACGGCGTATTGACCTGGACGATCATCTGGGCGGTATTGTCCACGATAACCACCTATTTTGGCGGTTTGCTCGTGGCTTTGCTGATCAATCAGAAGGGCATCCGCTTTAAAGGGGTGTGGAGAACGATTTTAATTCTTCCTTATGCGGTTCCGCAGCTCATATCGCTGCTTGTTATGAAAAATATGTTTAACGGCCAGTTCGGGCCGATCAATCAGTATCTCGGTTATTTCGGACTTGGGGGATTGCCGTGGCTGACCGATCCGTTCTGGGCCAAAGTCACCGTTATCGTCGTCAACATGTGGGTAGGGATCCCGGTGTCCATGCTGCTTATTTTGGGCGTGCTGACCACCATCCCGAAAGATTTGTATGAAGCAGCCGAGGTGGACGGGGCTACCGGATTCCAAAAATTCAAGATCGTCACGCTGCCGATGATTCTGTTCACGACGGCGCCGACCTTGATCGCGCAGTTTGCCGGAAACATCAACAACTTTAACGCCATCTTCCTGCTGACGGGGGGAGATCCGGTGAAGGGGGACTATCAATACGCCGGGGCAACCGACCTGCTCGTGACTTGGCTCTATAAGCTGACGCTGAACCAGAATAAGTACAACATGGCCTCTGCTATCGGGATCATTATTTTCGTCATTATCGCCTCGTTCTCGATATACAACTACCGCAGAACCAAGTCGTTTAAAGAGGAGGATATGATCCAATGA
- a CDS encoding sugar ABC transporter permease, giving the protein MSTRKIRNGIRLGASYLVLVLLCIAAVYPVLWVVFGSLRPGKSLYSKTLIPEKFTLVHYAELFTSKTYLFGTWYLNTLKIAACSMVLGVLLVLLTSYALSRFRFRGRKTVLSGLLVLGMFPGFMSMIAIYLLLRELHLLDTHFALIIVYAAGAPLGGTFIAKGFLDTIPRSLDEAARIDGASNFTIFSRIILPLSKPMLTYIALTQFVGPWVDFIFARLVLRTKENWTLAVGMWDMVSSIQNSNFTLFAAGAVLIALPITLLFMFLQRLLVDGLTSGASKG; this is encoded by the coding sequence ATGAGCACACGGAAAATAAGAAACGGGATTCGGCTTGGCGCCAGTTATCTAGTGCTTGTCCTGCTGTGTATCGCCGCGGTATACCCCGTGCTCTGGGTCGTATTCGGCTCGTTGCGGCCGGGCAAATCGCTCTACAGCAAAACGCTGATTCCGGAAAAATTTACATTAGTTCATTATGCTGAGCTCTTCACCTCGAAAACGTATCTGTTCGGCACCTGGTATTTGAACACGTTGAAAATTGCCGCCTGCTCCATGGTGCTGGGTGTGCTTCTGGTATTGCTGACCAGCTACGCGCTGTCCCGCTTCCGCTTCCGCGGCCGCAAAACGGTGCTGTCCGGCCTGCTCGTGCTCGGCATGTTCCCGGGATTCATGAGCATGATTGCGATTTATCTGCTGCTGCGGGAGCTGCATCTGCTCGATACGCATTTTGCATTGATTATCGTGTACGCGGCGGGGGCACCGCTCGGCGGGACGTTTATCGCCAAAGGATTCCTCGATACGATTCCCCGCTCGCTGGATGAAGCGGCGCGGATCGACGGGGCCAGCAATTTTACCATTTTCTCACGCATCATTCTACCGCTGTCCAAGCCAATGCTGACGTACATCGCGTTGACTCAGTTCGTCGGTCCTTGGGTCGATTTTATCTTTGCCCGGCTCGTTTTGCGGACGAAGGAAAACTGGACGCTGGCCGTAGGGATGTGGGACATGGTAAGCAGCATCCAAAATAGCAATTTCACGCTGTTTGCCGCGGGCGCGGTTCTGATCGCGCTCCCGATCACATTATTGTTTATGTTCCTGCAGCGGCTGCTTGTCGACGGCTTGACTTCGGGCGCCAGCAAAGGGTAA